The Anaerotignum faecicola genome contains a region encoding:
- a CDS encoding IclR family transcriptional regulator has product MEQQQSYKPKYPVLTLEKALDVINYFKENTNPEGLSLNEICQALDMKKSSVHRILDTLYAYDYVKKTFSGNRYKLSWALYDIGNSVPKQYSLSANEYLPALNTLCQKYSETFSIGVLDKTEYIVINIVEPNIQLKSTGNIGERRPLYATGAGKLFLSEFPENKIYDFYRENKIESFTKTTLSTPGRMLNELYDIKQCGYAIDNEEHCEGLSCISMPIYDFKGRIVAAISGSGPTQRIMGKIENGLKDDLREITCKLSVHLGYKGCHENKDNDK; this is encoded by the coding sequence ATGGAACAACAGCAATCATATAAACCGAAATATCCTGTTTTAACTTTGGAAAAAGCTTTGGACGTTATAAACTATTTTAAAGAGAATACAAATCCCGAAGGGTTGAGCCTTAACGAAATATGTCAAGCCCTCGATATGAAAAAAAGCAGCGTACACCGTATATTGGATACGCTATACGCCTATGACTACGTAAAAAAGACATTTTCCGGCAACCGTTACAAGTTAAGCTGGGCGCTTTACGACATAGGCAACTCCGTTCCGAAACAGTACAGCCTTTCGGCAAACGAATATCTTCCGGCATTAAATACGCTGTGCCAGAAATATTCGGAAACTTTCAGTATCGGCGTGCTCGATAAAACCGAATACATAGTTATAAACATTGTTGAACCGAACATCCAGCTTAAATCCACCGGAAATATCGGCGAACGGAGGCCGCTTTACGCCACCGGAGCCGGAAAGCTTTTTTTAAGCGAATTTCCCGAAAACAAAATATATGACTTTTATCGGGAAAACAAAATAGAATCTTTTACAAAAACAACGCTTTCAACTCCCGGCCGTATGCTAAACGAGCTTTATGACATAAAGCAGTGCGGATACGCCATCGACAATGAAGAACACTGCGAAGGTCTTTCATGCATATCAATGCCGATATATGACTTTAAAGGCCGCATAGTTGCGGCTATCAGCGGAAGCGGGCCGACACAGCGCATTATGGGAAAAATAGAAAACGGCCTGAAAGACGATCTTCGTGAAATAACCTGTAAGCTTTCTGTGCATTTAGGATATAAAGGCTGCCACGAAAATAAAGATAATGATAAATAA